One Rickettsia prowazekii str. Breinl genomic region harbors:
- a CDS encoding cold-shock protein translates to MATNIVGKVKWYNSTKNFGFIEQDNGGKDVFVHKSAIDAAGLHSLEEGQEVIFDIEEKQGKAYAVNLRVK, encoded by the coding sequence ATGGCTACAAATATAGTAGGTAAAGTTAAATGGTATAATTCTACAAAGAATTTTGGATTTATTGAACAGGATAATGGCGGGAAAGATGTATTTGTACATAAATCAGCTATAGACGCAGCAGGTTTACATAGCCTTGAAGAAGGACAAGAAGTAATTTTTGACATTGAAGAAAAACAAGGCAAAGCCTATGCTGTTAATCTCAGAGTTAAATAA
- a CDS encoding DEAD/DEAH box helicase, giving the protein MKNFNLSKELIIALETMNITEPTEIQKQSIPVAMSGADILASSQTGSGKTLAYLLPLIDAFIKNKTTALILVPTRELATQIHSTLNKVTTAYKMNSAVLIGGEPMFKQFMQLKKNPKVIIGTPGRIIEHLNRRSLKIEHIGIIVLDEMDRMLDMGMKEQLEEINKFLPEKRQVLMFSATMPKHIIAVSQKYLNNPVRIMVGATNKAAAEIKQELMHVSNKEKFSELTKQLGNRVGSVIIFVKTKRSADQLAKMLKYENHKAEAIHGDLSQSQRERVILSFRKLNHRIMVATDVAARGLDIPHTQHVINYDLPMCPEDYLHRIGRTGRAGAIGHALSFISPDDVVRWRAIDRLVNKGESTPRSAFRSDKKKRKRSFGKRTSICDSKKFNSFDSSGRRTFDCNRYRSTI; this is encoded by the coding sequence ATGAAAAATTTTAATTTATCTAAAGAATTAATTATTGCTCTTGAGACAATGAATATAACTGAGCCAACTGAAATACAGAAGCAATCTATTCCAGTTGCAATGTCTGGGGCAGATATACTTGCTTCTAGCCAAACAGGGTCAGGAAAAACCCTTGCTTATTTATTACCTTTAATTGATGCATTTATTAAAAACAAAACTACTGCTTTAATTCTCGTGCCGACTAGAGAATTAGCAACGCAAATACACAGTACTTTAAATAAAGTAACTACAGCCTATAAAATGAATAGTGCAGTTTTAATAGGTGGTGAACCTATGTTTAAACAATTTATGCAATTAAAAAAAAATCCGAAAGTTATTATCGGTACACCAGGGCGTATTATCGAGCACTTAAATAGAAGAAGTTTAAAAATTGAGCATATAGGTATAATAGTGCTGGATGAAATGGATAGAATGCTTGATATGGGCATGAAAGAACAGCTAGAAGAAATTAATAAATTTTTGCCAGAAAAAAGACAAGTTTTAATGTTTTCTGCGACTATGCCAAAACATATTATTGCTGTTTCTCAAAAATATTTAAACAATCCAGTACGTATTATGGTAGGCGCAACTAATAAAGCAGCAGCAGAAATAAAACAAGAATTAATGCATGTTTCTAATAAAGAAAAATTTAGTGAATTAACTAAGCAACTTGGTAATAGAGTAGGATCGGTAATTATTTTTGTGAAGACTAAACGCTCTGCAGATCAATTGGCTAAAATGTTAAAATATGAAAATCATAAAGCAGAAGCTATACATGGTGATTTAAGTCAGAGTCAACGTGAAAGAGTAATTTTATCATTTCGTAAGTTAAATCATAGAATAATGGTAGCAACTGATGTAGCAGCACGTGGACTTGATATTCCTCATACACAGCATGTTATTAATTATGATTTACCTATGTGTCCTGAAGATTATTTACATAGGATAGGTAGAACTGGTAGAGCAGGTGCTATCGGACATGCACTGTCTTTTATTTCTCCTGATGATGTTGTTAGATGGCGTGCAATTGATCGTTTAGTAAATAAAGGTGAATCTACACCACGTAGTGCGTTCAGAAGTGATAAAAAAAAACGTAAAAGATCATTTGGTAAAAGAACT
- a CDS encoding LPS-assembly protein LptD gives MRLIYLIIIVLLPLASFTQQFKQNQSVKYNLIADSVFVEYNENKNFIYAKGNIKIITDEYLLTTNNLLYDVKNDILWAEGNIRIKDKQNRIIEGDKAVLKNEFKKGIISEFILLVGDHNLLIAKLAERIDENNLKLYGAEFTPCDVTCNSKPIWQIAANDTYIKSAEHRIVYKNVFFEVYGVPIFYLPYFFHPTPSAPATSGLLVPDVKNKGFGIPIYLRAKPNIDFTLTPRIASKYQTYELEARYRLNDTDNMNFQGSYGQLPYLLKKDGSVVKNRKVSSYHYIASGNFISRDQTYDYGFRIERTSDKAYLKNYYNNYSSYLTSKMFLYKILGADYFAIEVLSFQGLGSNDSKYTDPLVFPKINTKNVIHLNDNGDSYIVVENNTLMYKARIGEQVARTSLQLSFMHNVLTSSGQILNFIAKDRGDFYLARSSYLDKQRKNQALQRNIPELQTLWRYPLVGNIKTINLLIEPIVSFSIGRKLSKQDKQFVIIDPVKYELSEKNIFLSNRYSGIDCYDFGNRLSYGLNASILQEDNYLKLFLGQSRNTRYSIDLPTDDTENVGQILGNLSNNLEVFYNFRQDRYFRPIRDEVGGNFNYNKINFLGSFIQLTNLKKYYSVESIKVSNNRVRQFYGVINYQLAENWTIGFATRIDLSRRSPNLFTRTIRVTYAKDCVRITTKIYSDYLADGSRGIKKTTSSPTVAVSLKVLNM, from the coding sequence ATGCGACTAATATACCTAATTATTATCGTACTATTACCTCTAGCTAGTTTTACTCAACAGTTTAAGCAAAATCAAAGCGTTAAATATAATCTAATTGCCGATTCCGTGTTCGTAGAGTATAATGAAAATAAGAATTTTATATATGCTAAAGGTAATATAAAAATTATTACTGATGAGTATTTATTGACAACAAATAATTTACTTTATGATGTAAAAAATGATATTTTATGGGCAGAAGGTAATATTCGTATTAAGGATAAACAAAACAGAATAATAGAGGGTGATAAAGCGGTTTTAAAAAATGAATTTAAGAAAGGTATTATATCTGAATTCATTTTGCTTGTCGGCGATCATAATCTCTTAATTGCTAAACTTGCGGAAAGAATAGATGAAAATAACCTTAAGTTGTATGGTGCTGAATTTACCCCTTGCGATGTTACTTGTAATAGCAAACCTATCTGGCAAATTGCGGCTAATGATACTTATATTAAGTCTGCAGAGCATAGAATAGTTTATAAAAACGTATTTTTTGAAGTATATGGTGTACCGATTTTTTACTTGCCATATTTTTTTCATCCGACTCCTTCTGCACCTGCAACTTCGGGATTATTAGTACCTGATGTTAAAAATAAAGGATTTGGTATTCCAATATATCTGCGTGCAAAACCTAATATTGATTTTACCCTTACTCCAAGAATTGCTAGTAAATATCAAACTTATGAGTTAGAAGCACGTTATCGTCTGAATGATACCGATAATATGAACTTTCAAGGTAGTTACGGGCAGTTACCTTATTTGCTTAAGAAAGACGGAAGTGTAGTAAAAAATAGAAAAGTCTCTTCTTATCATTATATAGCAAGCGGTAATTTTATTAGTAGAGATCAAACTTATGATTACGGTTTTAGAATAGAACGTACATCAGATAAAGCTTATTTAAAAAATTATTATAATAACTACTCTTCATATTTAACTTCTAAAATGTTTTTATATAAAATTCTTGGTGCTGATTATTTTGCGATAGAAGTATTAAGTTTTCAAGGATTGGGTAGTAATGATAGTAAATATACTGATCCGTTAGTATTCCCAAAAATCAATACAAAAAATGTTATACATCTTAATGATAATGGTGACAGCTATATCGTTGTTGAAAATAATACGTTAATGTATAAAGCAAGGATAGGAGAACAAGTGGCTCGTACATCTTTACAATTATCATTTATGCATAATGTACTAACTTCTTCAGGGCAAATTTTAAATTTTATAGCAAAAGATAGAGGTGATTTTTATCTTGCTAGAAGTTCTTATCTAGATAAGCAAAGAAAAAATCAAGCATTGCAAAGGAATATACCGGAATTGCAAACTTTATGGCGTTATCCGTTAGTAGGTAATATTAAAACGATAAATTTACTTATTGAGCCGATTGTTTCTTTTAGTATTGGACGTAAATTATCTAAGCAAGATAAACAATTTGTTATAATTGATCCTGTTAAGTATGAATTATCAGAGAAAAATATCTTTTTATCAAATCGTTATAGCGGTATTGATTGTTATGATTTTGGTAATAGATTAAGTTATGGCTTAAATGCTAGTATTCTTCAAGAAGATAATTATTTAAAATTATTTTTAGGACAGTCTCGTAATACACGATATAGTATAGATTTGCCTACTGATGATACAGAAAATGTAGGGCAGATATTAGGTAATCTTTCTAATAATTTAGAAGTGTTTTATAACTTCCGGCAAGATAGATATTTTAGGCCTATTAGAGATGAAGTTGGTGGTAATTTTAACTATAATAAGATTAACTTTTTAGGTAGTTTTATTCAGCTTACTAATCTTAAAAAATATTATTCTGTAGAAAGTATAAAAGTATCAAATAATAGAGTGCGACAATTTTATGGAGTCATAAATTATCAGTTAGCAGAAAATTGGACTATAGGCTTTGCGACACGCATTGATCTCTCTAGACGTTCTCCAAATCTATTTACTCGAACTATTAGAGTGACATATGCTAAAGATTGTGTTAGAATTACTACAAAGATTTATTCCGATTATCTAGCTGATGGGAGTAGAGGAATCAAAAAGACTACATCTTCCCCTACTGTTGCTGTTAGTTTAAAGGTTTTGAATATGTGA
- the rsmA gene encoding 16S rRNA (adenine(1518)-N(6)/adenine(1519)-N(6))-dimethyltransferase RsmA: protein MLPSIVKHATSHKINPLKKHGQNFIFDSSLCDKIIRASNVLENSNVIEIGPGIGGLTRSILQKNPKSLTVIEIDERCIPLLNEIQEYYPNLNIIKQDVLKINLTDLIYDKVTVISNLPYHIGTELVIRLLKEVKLITNMTLMLQKEVVERICAIPSTKAYGRLSVICQILAKVEKCFNVAPTAFYPHPKVYSAIVKIIPLENPPSIALINKVEQITKLVFAGRRKMIKSSLRNLIPNIHEVLTQLKINCNDRAENLTPKDYLRIAMKL from the coding sequence ATGCTTCCTTCGATCGTAAAACATGCTACATCTCATAAAATTAATCCTCTGAAAAAACATGGACAAAATTTTATTTTTGATAGTAGCCTATGTGATAAAATTATACGGGCTAGTAATGTTTTAGAAAATAGTAATGTGATAGAAATAGGGCCGGGTATAGGAGGTTTAACTAGGTCAATTTTGCAGAAAAATCCTAAATCCTTAACCGTGATAGAAATTGATGAGCGCTGCATACCACTACTTAATGAGATTCAAGAATATTATCCTAATCTCAATATTATTAAACAAGATGTCCTTAAAATAAATTTAACTGATTTAATCTATGATAAAGTAACTGTAATTTCTAATTTACCATATCATATAGGTACTGAGTTAGTGATTAGATTGCTGAAAGAAGTGAAACTAATTACTAATATGACATTAATGTTGCAAAAGGAAGTAGTAGAACGTATTTGTGCTATACCTTCAACTAAAGCATATGGCAGATTATCGGTAATATGTCAGATATTAGCTAAAGTCGAAAAATGCTTTAATGTCGCACCTACTGCTTTCTATCCACATCCTAAAGTATATTCTGCAATAGTTAAAATAATACCTTTAGAAAATCCACCGTCTATTGCTTTGATAAATAAAGTTGAGCAAATAACAAAACTTGTTTTTGCAGGACGACGTAAAATGATCAAATCTTCACTAAGAAATCTCATACCTAATATACATGAAGTATTAACTCAGTTGAAAATCAACTGTAATGATCGCGCTGAAAATCTTACCCCTAAGGATTATTTAAGAATTGCTATGAAGTTATAA
- a CDS encoding SurA N-terminal domain-containing protein produces the protein MHKLLLIITVFFTFNVAQASLTSIVASVNDKPITLNEFHARKKMIMALNNIENLTADQDKQLNDLAINSLIDESLLFQYAGDREIPQDEIDNAIKSIEDRNKMAHGSLLQYLKNKSVNPESFILQIKSELIKMNILSSLSRSVQVSNKEIDVAILSSDQKDVEILMQVFRSKDGSNKAFTKMNHLKNRLKKCSDVKRTLYDKFATMQIITSKLSNIEGVKQTIVKDLIPDKASNVFEVNNKFEIILVCSKKILNVNADENNYVVNFLTNKKISQKAQKIFKNMRKKAAIRIMFPS, from the coding sequence ATGCATAAATTATTATTAATCATTACTGTTTTTTTCACTTTTAATGTAGCACAAGCATCATTGACTAGTATAGTAGCCTCAGTAAATGATAAACCTATTACTCTTAATGAGTTCCATGCTAGAAAAAAAATGATTATGGCATTAAATAATATTGAAAATTTAACTGCTGATCAAGATAAGCAACTGAATGACTTAGCAATCAACAGCTTAATTGATGAATCTTTACTTTTTCAATATGCAGGTGATAGAGAAATCCCGCAAGACGAGATAGATAATGCTATTAAATCTATTGAAGATCGTAATAAAATGGCTCATGGTTCTCTGCTACAGTATCTAAAAAATAAATCTGTGAATCCTGAAAGTTTTATTTTGCAAATTAAATCTGAGTTGATTAAAATGAATATTTTATCAAGTTTATCACGATCAGTACAAGTAAGTAATAAAGAAATAGATGTTGCAATTTTATCTAGCGATCAAAAAGACGTAGAAATTTTAATGCAAGTATTCAGATCTAAAGATGGTAGTAATAAAGCATTTACGAAGATGAATCATTTAAAAAATCGGTTAAAAAAATGTTCTGATGTCAAAAGAACGCTTTACGATAAATTTGCTACTATGCAAATTATTACCAGTAAGCTTAGTAACATAGAAGGAGTAAAACAAACTATTGTAAAGGATTTAATACCTGATAAAGCTAGTAATGTTTTTGAAGTAAATAACAAGTTCGAAATAATATTAGTGTGCAGTAAAAAAATCTTAAATGTTAATGCAGATGAAAATAATTATGTAGTAAACTTCCTAACAAATAAAAAGATTTCGCAAAAAGCACAAAAAATATTTAAAAATATGCGTAAAAAAGCGGCTATAAGAATAATGTTCCCATCTTAG